A DNA window from Fuerstiella sp. contains the following coding sequences:
- a CDS encoding thioredoxin family protein, which produces MRCQGRPIQRLLICTVVAALTPSATAKDMKWQTNPPAALQQAAATGRPLLIKFTADWCGYCKKMERTTFSDSVTVETVHRGFVPLLVDADRHADLTRELQIKGLPAILIVNADMTVLERITGYQTTKKLLPKLQAVLAAYRRTDRVMAVSAAQQRNQPIPPHRTADDDQSFDRQTPAKTRLSVGSNFSLGLGSSTDQNTPTAEINPSFDGICLTSVVDERNPVAGTPEFAAEYRGQILHFRNADQRNQFFLKPEKYWPVLDGHCSMTLLESGRLVPGHLKHAAVYRNRIWTFQTRTLMTKFIASPAEHVANIEELQKQSKTSDRSF; this is translated from the coding sequence ATGAGATGCCAGGGCCGGCCAATCCAAAGACTTCTGATTTGTACTGTCGTCGCTGCACTAACTCCGAGTGCAACGGCAAAGGATATGAAATGGCAGACAAACCCTCCCGCTGCTCTTCAGCAGGCCGCGGCGACCGGTCGTCCGCTTCTAATAAAATTTACTGCAGACTGGTGCGGGTACTGCAAGAAAATGGAACGCACTACGTTCTCCGATTCAGTGACAGTGGAAACCGTACATCGTGGATTTGTACCGCTGCTGGTCGATGCAGACAGGCACGCGGATCTGACCAGAGAGCTGCAAATTAAAGGTCTTCCGGCAATTCTGATTGTCAACGCCGACATGACTGTCTTGGAACGAATCACGGGATATCAAACAACCAAAAAACTGTTACCTAAACTCCAGGCCGTCCTGGCGGCGTATCGTCGGACTGACCGAGTCATGGCTGTTTCTGCGGCTCAACAGCGCAATCAGCCGATTCCCCCACATCGGACCGCTGATGATGATCAATCTTTCGACCGGCAAACGCCTGCAAAAACACGTCTCAGTGTCGGATCGAATTTTTCTTTGGGACTCGGCAGTTCAACGGATCAGAATACACCGACAGCGGAGATCAATCCGTCATTCGATGGAATTTGTCTCACAAGTGTTGTGGATGAACGTAACCCGGTTGCAGGTACTCCTGAGTTTGCAGCGGAATATCGTGGTCAGATCCTGCACTTCAGGAACGCTGATCAGCGAAACCAGTTTTTTCTGAAGCCCGAGAAATACTGGCCTGTGCTCGACGGCCACTGTTCAATGACATTACTGGAATCAGGCAGGCTTGTTCCGGGGCATCTCAAACATGCGGCCGTATATCGAAACCGGATCTGGACATTCCAGACTCGAACTCTGATGACAAAATTCATTGCCTCACCTGCGGAACACGTCGCCAACATCGAAGAACTGCAAAAGCAGTCAAAAACATCTGACCGATCGTTTTAA